Proteins from a genomic interval of Lolium perenne isolate Kyuss_39 chromosome 1, Kyuss_2.0, whole genome shotgun sequence:
- the LOC127309085 gene encoding expansin-B2, translated as MAGVTTNAVAVAIVALLSVLVTSVRSAENYDTSLAKSYSSGWLAAKATWYGPPTGAGPEDNGGACGFKNANKYPFSSMTSCGNEPLFQDGAGCGSCYQIRCLKNNNPACSGEPRTVVITDMNYYPVARYHFDLSGTAFGAMAFGGQNDQLRHAGIIDMQFRRVPCNFPGMKVTFFVLPGANPNYLPVVPAYANGDGAVVKMDVMRSRNGRPTGSWESMYRSWGTVFRLDTREPLQGPLSLRITSDTGKSRVANNIIPYGWAGGRSYWSDVQF; from the exons ATGGCTGGTGTCACCACCAATGCCGTTGCTGTTGCCATTGTCGCACTCCTCTCCGTGCTCGTGACGTCCGTCCGTTCTGCGGAGAACTACGACACCTCCCTCGCCAAATCCTACAGCTCCGGCTGGCTCGCCGCCAAGGCCACCTGGTACGGCCCACCCACCGGCGCCGGGCCCGAAGACAACG GTGGTGCTTGCGGCTTCAAGAACGCGAACAAGTACCCCTTCTCCTCCATGACGTCCTGCGGCAATGAACCTCTCTTCCAGGACGGCGCCGGATGCGGCAGCTGCTACCAG ATACGCTGCCTCAAAAACAACAACCCTGCCTGCTCCGGCGAGCCTAGGACGGTGGTCATCACCGACATGAACTACTACCCCGTCGCAAGGTACCATTTTGATCTGAGCGGCACGGCGTTCGGCGCCATGGCGTTCGGTGGCCAGAACGATCAGCTCCGCCACGCCGGCATCATCGACATGCAGTTCAGGAGGGTGCCCTGCAACTTCCCGGGAATGAAGGTGACCTTCTTCGTCCTGCCGGGGGCCAACCCCAACTACCTCCCGGTGGTGCCGGCGTACGCGAACGGGGACGGGGCCGTGGTGAAGATGGACGTCATGCGGAGCAGGAACGGACGCCCGACGGGGAGCTGGGAGTCGATGTACCGCTCCTGGGGCACCGTCTTTCGGTTGGACACCAGGGAGCCGCTGCAAGGCCCATTATCCCTGCGCATCACCAGTGACACCGGCAAGTCGCGCGTGGCCAACAATATCATCCCCTATGGCTGGGCGGGCGGCAGAAGCTACTGGTCCGACGTCCAGTTTTGA
- the LOC139833187 gene encoding uncharacterized protein has protein sequence MDSSVIGGEPLEATFGRFWALAGDEDSATGDVEDDPAAFETTRYYACSPASEGCTMEEAATASLRRREEKKRRQRLAAITLGSAETATVSEDRASEKQVDIRSQCASPAEMVGDILATSSSDSVPHDAALPIARESGRVTPTVRQTQVARPSEVSRTFGTNTVGQMEDNVFRVNFPSRSDLVKAQHFGKFCVPKSQITLSFDFWRKDVEPVWTAEEVWVRVHGFPPFALDEIVALWAFGDIFGETTDIDIPYTRANNVLRIRISCLDPALIPTSLDVKIRNDFFRLSFEVEGLRAPTTVDDGVSEDMHKDDDMDHDGPTKNSGDDIDREVKRKKNEEESKDSDYEPSHPDPSAGTSIAVSPFKGAQNNENLIVHATPSAAADLDLCDGNGDSLYPAETSVDELEANLMYDEQGSRRINLVDQRVVEAAVCVHGTCTQRAPQGKEIVVCVPDTCTQQTSIGASGGAVHGACRGDVGASTETPISAANGACSTASSMPRAVSSSTARVLSSTPISSSLVNATKGLTSSPLGTSKRTYVHTVTPKRNSTTNTTVSTLPLPVKDMAGLATKMSTTPGIMTTPVSPALFSDEVIAYGGIKSQEAKGIRSSGRLRAQPNADATQLEKAMLLAQRRNESFAQGHSSSCALDTVMGFPATGGAAQGYGYWLQQTAGAYSGLLLPGYWVATH, from the exons ATGGACTCGTCCGTAATAGGCGGAGAGCCGTTAGAGGCGACGTTTGGGCGGTTCTGGGCGCTTGCCGGCGACGAGGACTCGGCGACCGGCGACGTTGAGGATGACCCTGCAGCCTTTGAGACTACACGTTACTACGCCTGCTCGCCTGCATCGGAAGGATGCACGATGGAGGAGGCGGCTACTGCTTCGCTACGGCGACGTGAAGAGAAGAAGAGGAGACAGAGATTAGCGGCGATCACGCTCGGATCAG CGGAGACGGCGACGGTTTCGGAGGACAGGGCCAGTGAAAAACAGGTGGACATTAGATCACAGTGTGCATCGCCGGCAGAGATGGTCGGCGAC ATACTTGCTACTTCTAGTTCTGATTCAGTTCCTCATGATGCTGCTTTGCCAATTGCTCGAGAATCTGGGCGGGTTACACCCACAGTGAGACAGACGCAGGTAGCAAGGCCTTCTGAGGTTTCTCGCACTTTTGGTACTAATACTGTTGGG CAAATGGAAGATAATGTATTCAGGGTCAACTTTCCAAGTAGAAGTGACTTGGTTAAGGCTCAGCATTTTGGCAAATTTTGTGTACCGAAATCACAAATTACTTTGTCCTTTGATTTTTGGAGAAAAGATGTAGAACCTGTTTGGACGGCAGAAGAGGTGTGGGTCAGAGTGCATGGTTTTCCTCCTTTTGCTCTTGATGAGATTGTAGCTTTATGGGCTTTTGGTGATATTTTTGGTGAGACTACAGATATTGATATACCTTACACAAGGGCAAATAATGTTTTGCGAATCCGCATAAGTTGTTTGGATCCTGCTCTTATTCCCACTAGCCTTGATGTCAAGATTCGTAATGATTTCTTCCGACTCAGTTTTGAAGTGGAGGGCTTAAGGGCTCCAACAACAGTTGACGATGGTGTGTCTGAAGATATGCATAAGGATGATGACATGGACCATGATGGCCCTACTAAGAACTCTGGTGATGATATCGACAGAGAAGTCAAGAGGAAGAAGAATGAGGAGGAAAGCAAAGATTCTGATTATGAACCATCTCATCCGGATCCCTCTGCTGGTACATCTATTGCTGTTTCTCCATTTAAAGGGGCTCAAAATAATGAGAATTTGATTGTGCATGCTACACCTAG TGCTGCGGCGGACCTGGACTTGTGTGATGGGAATGGTGACTCCTTGTACCCGGCTGAGACCAGTGTTGATGAACTGGAGGCTAATCTTATGTATGATGAACAAGGCAGCCGCAGGATTAATCTTGTTGATCAGAGGGTGGTGGAGGCCGCTGTGTGTGTGCATGGCACATGCACACAGCGAGCGCCACAAGGGAAGGAGATTGTTGTGTGTGTGCCTGACACATGCACACAGCAGACGTCGATCGGGGCATCGGGAGGAGCTGTGCATGGCGCATGCAGGGGGGACGTCGGTGCGTCGACTGAGACGCCGATCAGCGCGGCGAATGGCGCATGCAGCACCGCGTCGTCCATGCCTCGGGCGGTCTCCTCGTCGACGGCGCGGGTTTTGTCCTCGACGCCTATATCTTCATCGCTGGTTAATGCAACAAAGGGCCTTACCAGTTCGCCTCTGGGTACTTCAAAGCGTACGTATGTGCATACGGTAACACCAAAACGGAATTCTACGACGAATACAACTGTTTCTACCTTGCCATTGCCGGTTAAGGATATG GCAGGCTTGGCTACCAAGATGAGTACCACACCGGGTATAATGACCACGCCGGTATCTCCAGCTTTATTTTCTGATGAGGTGATTGCGTATGGAGGCATTAAATCACAAGAGGCAAAAGGTATTCGGTCAAGTGGAAGACTTAGAGCGCAACCAAATGCTGATGCGACTCAGCTAGAAAAAGCTATGCTACTGGCTCAAAGGCGTAATGAAAGCTTTGCACAAG GTCATTCTTCGAGCTGTGCATTGGATACAGTTATGGGCTTTCCTGCTACCGGAGGAGCAGCGCAAGGATATGGATACTGGTTGCAACAGACTGCTGGTGCTTACTCAGGACTTCTATTACCGGGCTACTGGGTGGCGACACATTAA